The DNA window AGCCAATCAGTCCTGCAAGCAGCGTATTTTACATAAAGTAACTTACCTTAACCTAAAGAACCAAATGCACCAGTGTGCTAATTTTCTTATGCTTGATAGTTTAATAGTTGCAGCCTCGTGAATACCCTTAGAAGGCCAAacatataggtagtcattcacgatgacgcgtgccgtggttcgtATTACAATGtccattaatgtctaattttgacaaaatcacacgTTAGTATTTGCtttcttatatttatttgaGTTATGCTGACTACAGGATatgcttatatacgtcccactattgggtacaggcctcctctctaagACAGTTTGGGCTGTAGTTTCCCGCGAGTGTCCAGTACATTTgaaacacaccattgaattgcttcacaggtgtgtgcaggtttctccACGATGTTTTCACTTACCGTAATCAtcatacgttccactgctgggcacagaccgcCTCTCAGAATGGCTTGGGCCGTGGTTCCCActcgggcccagtgtggattagaaacttcacatacaccaacAAATTGCTTTGCACGTTTGTGCAGCTTTCCTggcgatgttttccatcaccgtaaagctcgtggtaagattcaaatgtaatttcgcacatgaattaagAAAAACTTACAGGTGAGAGCACGGGCTCTATCCTATCCCACGCCCGTGAACTTCTGGTTGAGAGGCGACAGTTGAAGCTACTAGACTACCACAGCTACATTAAGATGACCCACACCTAGGATTCCCATATGGAAttgtaacctaaccaacaaaaacttggattttgataaaacatgtctaagaaccattgctaggaaacctgattaaaaaaaaacagcaatcaaatcggtccacccgtttaagagctacggtgccacagacagacacctgtgggacccctcgtgttgacaggtgtccatgggcggcggtgattgcttcccatcagatgacccgatGCTCATTTTCCCTctcttatatattaaaaaaaagtaccatTATCATCAGAGTCAAATAGTCTGAAGCTCTTCATGATGTCTCCGTCGCTGTCGAGCGACATGATCTTGCGCATTATGGCGGTTTCGAAGTTCTCGAAGCTCAGCTTTCCGGACTGGCCTTTGTCCACCGCGCTGATCATTTTCTGCAGCTCCTCGTTGGTGGGTTCGTAACCTGAGAGacgagataaataaatacaataaataaaataacgaagGCTACAAAACTTACAATCTAGTAAGTACGTGCTCAGTCCTGTCTAAAGAGTTTTTCATGAAAACATACGGTTTGGTAGCGTGAATTTACACACTACCAGTTTTAGCTCTTCCAGAGtcctgggcgagatttccaaGGCGCTCCCAACTTTGGGATTTTTTTAGAAGGTATAGGCTTCAggcgccctgggcggtcgccccacGGCGCCTTGCCCTACGCCGCTCGCTACTGaatttacgagtacatacaaAGACAGACTGAtcaagtcaacaaaaagtagaacATAAGAACTaaattcttttgtttattataaGAGGGGGGCTAacaagcaagcgggtcatctgatgggaaatgatcgcACCGTACAGGAGTACCAACTAGTCAAGGAGTCATTGGCCATTGCCGGACTTTTGAAAGATACTAGCCCTTTCTTGAAAGTCCCGAtgtcatcctactaatattataaatgtgaaagtttgtgagtgagtgagtgagtgagtgagtatgtttgttactttttcacacctaaacggctggacggatttggatgaaatttggcggaaagttagtttataacctggattaaaacataggatactttttatcccgatattcccacgggatagggataaaatctcgaaataacaaccgctaggcttagagtcatgaaatttggtatgtaggtagttggacgtctggaataaaacataggtgactttttgacccgatattcccacgggatacctcaaactcaaactcaaactcaaactcacaacatttattgacaagaaaaacacactacatcacaacaaaaacacagtaaaaacataaataggaaaagagaagaaaataagagatattgtgctgtagtgtgatgccaaaaggactcagctcagcatatgcctatacctagggataaaatcttgaaataacaaccgctgggctttgagcaataaaatttagtatgtatgtaggtagctggacctctggaataacacataggctactttttattccgatattctcacgggatagggataaaatctcgaaataacaaccgctgggtttagagtcatgaaatttggtatgtaggtagttggatgtctgaaataacacataggcaactttttgactcgatattcccacgggatacctagggataaaatcttgaaataacaaccgctgggcttagagccatgaaatttagtgtgtaggtagctgaacctctgaaataacacataggctactatttattccgatattcccacgggatagggataaaatgtcgaaataataaccgctgggcttagagtcatgaaatttggtacgtaggtaactggacatctggaataacacttaagtgactttttgacccgatattcctacgggataactagggataaaatctcgaaataacaaccactgggcttagagccatgaaatttggtatgtaggtagctagacctctggaataacacaggctactatttattccgatattcccaagggatagggataaaatctcgaaataataaccgctgggcttagagtcatgaaatttggtatgtaggtaactggacatctggaataatacttaagtgactttttgacccgatattccaacgggatatggataaaatctcgaaataacaaccgctgagcttagagtcatgaaatttggtatctaggtagccggacgtctggaataacacataagtacgctactttttatcccgatatttccacgggatagttttgtaactaagggaccccatacatccgtgtattattgttattattattttgtatttttttctttaattgtatacttactgtagtttttaagtattttattcgtacttattttattttgaaaaaatgactttctggcaagctcttgcggcgcattcttcttggcaataatggtctttccaaaagtgctggtatttaaaaaaatgacgtgtaaaagtgcccattgcggcctatttactgaataaatgatatgaatttgaatttggatagggaaaaatttggGTTTAGAGtgttgaattttgtacagttattcacaacacaacctcaatgaagaccacgatataaatttggaaatttccaggggaatttagtaaaatctcgaaaatttcaattgcaactaccagaccgaatagtttacgcgtgcgaagccgcgggtaaaagctagtagttaATAACTCATTAATTTGTCggtaatgtttaattaaaatatgcacCTAACCTAACTGATTATACATCATTCAGAGACGTTAACCCGGATTAACCTTATCAATTTAGAAAAGTACAAACCCCCctaaattcaaagttcaatatctcaaaaacagctgaaccgattttaatgaaaaatagcTAAGAATCACGGCGAGAAAATTCACTTTCGCGtaaaaaacgcatcgaaatcggtccatggGTACATTAGAGAGCTACGATGcttcaaacttaaaacacaccttttttgcttcgggggttcAAAATAGCTTAAAACAGTCACAAAAGAAGATGCCAGAAATGTATTACAGACTATAATCATGAAAATCAATCAGTTGAGGCTTTTTTCTTggaaaatactaataatgatGTACCCAAAGCTTTAATAGCAACTCGAAAATCCTCTGCTTTGATCTTTCCCTCTCCGTTGTAGTCCAACAGGTTGAAAGCTTCTCGCAAGTCATCCTCCTAAACAGATCAAGAAAGGCTGTATTAATTTGCTGTCGTTACGGACGATTCACAAACTATGAAACCGAGCTGCAAAAGTGCTAGCTTAACTAACTATATACTTAGTGTTAGTATTTTCGTTAGGTTAACCGTTAAATCGAATACAACTTGACAAAAACCACAGACGAGTCTGAAACGTGTCGAAGAGTATATCTCAAGTAACCCGtatattctattttaattgatGTTTCTTCCTTTCTTCTCAATATGTGAGTATGTAGATTTAAAACCAAAGCATGTATTAATCGTTCTACCTGTTTCTCGTGTTAAAGTCAATCTTGCCTTAACCTGACAGTTTCCAGGAACTTTTTGTAATTCCTCAATCTCTTTCTCAGAAAAATCGGCAGTGACTGAATAATCTAATGTTTCTTCCATGTTATATTTACTGAAACTATGTGGCTAcgtgcacattgataaattcattgatcaaacatttttttttcgcggCAATTTTAATGTTTGCTAATGAAAAAAATGTCAGTGGAAGGTTACCAACAACAATGGGAAAGAACGAGTCAAATTTTAAAGTGGTAAAAAAGCTACGCAGCAAGCAACGGTTTGGTAATTTTGAGGTGACAGCTTTAGTGGTCTTATATAAGAATATATGTTCAGGCTGCAACAGATTTGCTAAGTATCTATAaattttctaaatattatttttcaaattaactCACCTGTTCTTGCGTGAACACGAGTCGTGCACAAACagtcttttctttttcttctggCTCAGCTTCTTGATCAGGTTCAATGTCTCCCAGATCTCCCAAATCAGCATTCATTgttataaatgaataatagtTAGGTATTGGCTACAAGACAAACTCAAATGTTTTCGTGTTGTGTTGCAATAAGAGCAGTGTAGGAAACTAAGGATATGGGAGACAATGGGAGATGTGATCTGATCTGATgtgatagaaaattattttgctGTCACTAAGAACTTACTCTTGTCGTCCAAACTGCCAGgactatttaaaaattaatgataACTTGTCAAATTGCTGaagacatattattatgatccATAGATTTCATTGGTCTGAGCAAATTGGTTAAAAAATTGTCCAAATAGCTTAAAAATCGAGAGCACACTGAACTTctctttcatttttattttcgtgCGCATACATTATTTCTACCAAATGCTTGAGTTATTTAGTTGACAACATTTTTAGTAAACCGTCAATTGTTTgttctcgaaaaaaaaaagttgtagcCAGCCAGCCGCCATATTGCATTGTTTGCTATTTGAGGTTATAATAGGCGGGCAGACGCCGGAATTGTTTTTGctaaaatctaatttaatataaacGCTAAACATGAAACTCGTTCGGTTTTTGATGAAACTTAGTCACGAAACAGTGACGATAGAGTTGAAGAATGGCAGTGTTGTGCATGGAACAATCACTGGCGTCGATGTTGCTATGAACACACACTTAAAGGCTGTAAAAGTGACGCTTAAAAACAAGGAAGAGCTGAATTTGGAGACATTGAGCATACGCGGGAAAACATTAGGTATTATCTGCTGCCGGACAGTCTACCGTTGGAGACTTTACTCATCGACGACACTCCCAGAGGCCGCGGCAAGCGTGAAGGCTTCCaagaggcggcggcggcgctcgGGGTGGTCGCGGCAGAGGTGGACGTGGTCGTGGAGGCCCGAGAGGCGGCCGTGGCGGCAGGGGCCGCGGGCGGCGTTAACCTAGTCCATAAGCTACAACCTAAGAATGTGATGCGTGATTATTAAGTATAAGTTTCTCGATAATACCGTGTTTTAATCAATAAAAACCTTTACTAAGTAAGTAAtctgttattataataaatagcaACATAGAAACTTTGCTAAATTTTATCTAACAAACCTTGGTCTGAGTGAACAGTACAGTCCCAAACTTCAATAAATATATCCTAGTACATAATAAAAACTCTTAATTGCCTATCTTAGCACATAACTCTCCTTTGATTGGATGATGACTGATgagtttaatatctatttaatctATTGCCTACCTAACTGTCTACCCTGATGTTGACTATTCATTTTACAAGAGCTCTTACAGTTAACATGAACCCtggtataatatattttgttacatttaatTCCAATTCTGTTCGGCAGTACTTTGCACTAATCACAAATACATAAAACTTATAACCAAGGACCACACATGGTCCTTGCTTAAGTATAATGTTTGAAACTCGTGATTTtcacttcagtctactcatgACAAtgaccactgtaatgttgccgaaacgtcaaggtaaatattactcatgtgtGTTAGCATGATAAATCCTGTGCATAGTATTTTGACtacataaaactttattttagtcTGCAAGTTTTTTCTCTATTTTCTTGTTGAAATAATTAAGTGAAAGTAAGCACTATCTACTTTTTAGAAAACTATTCTTCCTGGTCAAAAAAGCTCAGGTAATCTAGTAGGTATACAGTATTTGAAcagtttttatttagcttgaCAATAGATGTTATTGAACAGAAGAACAATTTTTAAGTTAGCTTGACCTTTAGTGTCATTATAGtatataatcataatcatggaacaaaaaaatatttttttgttctgtaATAGATATAGTAGTATagcctcctaacgcccagagtcctttataaaggacttttaaaattttaacatcaaactatcataatcataaatgACGTAAAGTAGGTATGATGTTCTcattcatgtgcgtaattacgtttgaaatttaccacgagctttgcggtgaaggaaaacattgtgaggaaacctgcacaaacctgcgaagcaattcaatggtgcatgtgaagttcccaatccgctctgggcccgcgtgggaactacagcccaatccctcttgttttgagaggaggcctgtgcccagcagtgggacgtatataggctgggatgatggatgatgaggtatgatgttcataaatcaaaaaattgacTTGGGTGTTAGGAGGATAGGGCTGTAGATCACTGTTATGGACCTCTGCGTAATCAAATTGATTATATGCATACTGCAGATCAATTATGACCATAATCAGCTAAAGGATATCCACTGCCCGGCAAAGACCTCTCTGAAGAGTTGTGTTGTGGTGAGTGGTGAACTACAGGCTACTTCACTGCCGCACCATTGATACCAAgcctgattttttatttttgacaaaatctGACTTACAGATATCAGTAATAAGTCCAATTTTAGTTTTGGGAAAATTCAGACCTATactctatttattttaacatttgaaacttaacaaaaatttgcacatgtttttaaataaaacaatgaaacgaactatttaaaattgtgataacttctataataaatactgctaataaatgtacatatttttagtccatttgtgttcgtcATACCGAgaaatgttacaatttgaccttaattcaaaccttaaattaaacagaGTATAAGTACTACTGATGTCTATAGCATGGCAGTATATTTCCAGTCACCAGGGTCTCTCCAAGAAGTCTGGGTCTGGGTCTGCTATGCTTTGTCCAGGACCTGAGGTAGTATTGTCTAATGCATGGACGCTTGCTATTGCATTCATTATGTCTTTCTGTCTAATGGTGTAAGATGGCGacagaaagagatagtgaaagcgatggcaagagcccgtgcgttagacaataaagctTCTGGTCTGGCATGGATAGTGCCGGCAGCCATTCATGCAAGTCGACGAGGAGTGGAACATTGCCCCCTACAACCCTATACCTATGACAACTGACAAGCAAGTAAAtaatcatcatcctagcctatatacatcccactgcagggcacagatctcctctcagaatgagagggcttgggccgtagttcccacgcggccttAGTGTGGATTGGGAATGTCACACACAAATAATAATCTGGCAAAAAATACAAGCAACTCgtaaattaggtaagtatatggCCAAAATATGGTTTATTCTAAGAACAAAATCGagaggtgtcactacttcacaaccagaaaaaaaaaaattttttttttcatttggtatttttttctttttttatatgataactCGTTTTTTAGGTGGCGAtgcaaatctatataaataacataatttcaaaattgaactgaatacatcccgaaaaaaatatattaaaagaaatctaaaaaaaataataagtcaaaaactgtcacaAGTTAGGATGTTCGTACTCAGcataaatattgtatgtatgtttgtaaactctttattgtacaaaagaaaagaaacagacaaactttgagataacTTCCCTATAAGAggtattcacaaaaaaaaatccaagccCGTTTGATGTAAGGGTAGACTTACTATGGAAACGCGACTATGGCCTTTATTAAATTAGCTCTCTTATTTGAACAATAACAGTTATTATTAACATgcccattatcatcatcatcatcatcatcatcatcatctcagccgtaggacgtccactgtcccATAGGATGCCCATTATAAtacctactttatattattattatttaatattataattgcgaaagtaactgtctgtctgttacgccttcacgtcgaaaccactgaaccgattttgatgaaatttggtatataggtagtttgagtTTGATTGAACCCCagggatcaacataggatacctttcattccggtagagggcgccaccgcgtgATAACCTAAATctgcgcagacgaagtcgcgggtataaaagctagtgtaaaataaaattaagtacaagGTAGTTTCATGTGATGATtacaaaagtttataaaaatgttgtgggtagtttgtttgagaaaaataaagtgaGCATGTGGGGATTCAcattgacaaaattaaatgtttgttttggtttgttagtctccataacatctggtagcatggtgaacagctgtgttgctctgagggtGAGCtcaggttgagttcgaaacgcgtcagtgtacctagtgtggtggtgatgatagttAGGTTTgcgtgatttgtatgtgttattacagcgtgcaggtggaggagctgcatgaacacacatttgttgcgtaGACGTATTAtgtatactccgtttaatttaaggttcgaagtaacggtcaaattgtaacatacgtttctcggtatttcgaacaagAATGgtctaaaaatacctacatgtacatttattattattattattaggtgttttttttttaactatactgtgtttttatttattcgtagaagGATATTAATTATTAgacaatgcctgtataatataaaacaaaataaaggtaactaaaactacatacacaaactaaaattataaataaaaaaagttgcccaaaatcactgccaggtggtaaggtgcccagaaggcttgcagcattaccacgctgtatggcaatgcttaatctttgtgctaagaaaaagccagccctctggtcacccgaagccgtaatcaatttggacgataatgatttaaaaatattaacagcactcaaaccccaaggacccatggtttctaccccaaacggctcaaaaatgtaggcactactgatgcctacatatttgcgccgtttgaggCATTCCGCAGAGTCTGCAGCGGCACCGGCCCTATTGGCTGTAGATGGAAGGTGGGACGGCGCGAGTGTGTCGACGCAAGTGGCGTCCCAAACCAACGGCCGTCCCATTTTCCATGGCATGAGCGTCATGCCGTCGGGCCTCTTGCCGTCGTCGCGGACCAAGCCCGAAGGTTCCAAAACGGCTGGTGCTCcggtatttatttgttttttaagtaacacaattttaaaaacgtgtgcaaattttaccgttacaaatggtaaaataaatggagtatagctatcatcgcgggtaagcaaagtaattgtttttagttcattcattaaCTTAATCTCTTGCGATACTCTAATTAcgtataaaatttcaaaaaccgttagtttgtttattttatctacacccatatagtaaatcctccattttGCAGCATTTTggtttacattgcttcttcgcatAAAGgtgcaataaaaattaaaaaactaattatttttaaaagtcgctgaacttatGTTGtccagtttgacgagtatgaagagtatgatctatgttttaattatttgctcatattacaggccacacccgttatgggtgtagataaaatattgtatgcaactgta is part of the Choristoneura fumiferana chromosome 26, NRCan_CFum_1, whole genome shotgun sequence genome and encodes:
- the LOC141443053 gene encoding uncharacterized protein; amino-acid sequence: MNADLGDLGDIEPDQEAEPEEKEKTVCARLVFTQEQEDDLREAFNLLDYNGEGKIKAEDFRVAIKALGYEPTNEELQKMISAVDKGQSGKLSFENFETAIMRKIMSLDSDGDIMKSFRLFDSDDNGLIGCEHVKRVTEILGTYLTDEEIEEMVDDADKDFDGFVSVTEIHEDDQE